The candidate division WOR-3 bacterium nucleotide sequence CGTTCTTTTGACGTCTCACGGCAATAAAATAAAATATTTCACGACAGTAAAAATCCAGTTCATCGGATATCTTTACAACAACATCCTTCCGGCTTCCATAGGCATGGACGCTATAAGAGGAGCCTACGCCTATTCGATAACAAAAAAGAAAGGCGAGGTTCTCAGTTCTCTTTTAGCGGACCGGTTTTTCGGACTGATAGGCATGATCCTCCTCGGAATAATCTGTTTTCCGTTTTACTTCAATGTCCATCTTGCTTTCCTTATATTTGCCGTAGAAGTCGGTGTTTTGGTTTGCATGGCGGCTTTTCTTATCCTTTTTTCAAACGACAGATTTTTCGCTTTCATAACCGGATATTTCAAAAAGCTCCACATTTTCAAAATAGGATCGAGATTTGTCACGCTATACGAAGCTTTCAAAAATTACACAGACAAACCTACAACAGCAGCCAAAGCAATATTCTTTTCGATGCTTCTTCAGCTTTTTCTGACTTTTAACATGTTCTTTCTGGCAAAGGCCTTGAATCTCACCGGTGTTTCTTTCGGATCTCTACTCGGCTATCTTCCTTTTATAAACATAGTTTCGATGATACCGACACCGGGGGGACTGGGTCCGAGAGAGGCGTCCGTTGTGCTCCTGCTCGGAAACGCCGGC carries:
- a CDS encoding flippase-like domain-containing protein, with the translated sequence MKKKIKNLAFFALKMIISSAILFVVFFKVQKDQGALWAESHGGENLWLGMIGLVLSSNPFLVAAAVLSNIAGIMQSVIRWHVLLTSHGNKIKYFTTVKIQFIGYLYNNILPASIGMDAIRGAYAYSITKKKGEVLSSLLADRFFGLIGMILLGIICFPFYFNVHLAFLIFAVEVGVLVCMAAFLILFSNDRFFAFITGYFKKLHIFKIGSRFVTLYEAFKNYTDKPTTAAKAIFFSMLLQLFLTFNMFFLAKALNLTGVSFGSLLGYLPFINIVSMIPTPGGLGPREASVVLLLGNAGCSSAEALTLSLFYYTVSLAVSLSGLVFLPMMKFGKGGMDEV